From Hippea jasoniae, one genomic window encodes:
- the moaA gene encoding GTP 3',8-cyclase MoaA has product MALIDRFGRLINYLRISVTDRCNFRCIYCMPKEGIAWKPMEEILTYEQIRDFVDVAAKLGIEKIKLTGGEPLVRRGLDRLVEMLSQIKGIKEISLTTNGSLLKNYAKNLKKAGLSRITVSLDTLKKDKFRLISRLGNLDDVFEGFDALFDAGFENSKINTVVMKGINDDEVIELVEFAISRGVDIRFIEFMPTDTVKNWQSYFVSINDVKRMIAERFLLKPSQKSSNGPAVYFDVENISVGFITPLSKNFCSQCNRVRLSSDGYIIPCLGHSDKIDVKSYLRKGDLEGVMKAIIEAIEIKPKEHALLKEPIHSSMSSVGG; this is encoded by the coding sequence ATGGCACTCATAGATAGATTTGGAAGATTGATCAACTATTTAAGAATCTCTGTGACCGATAGATGTAACTTTAGATGTATATACTGCATGCCAAAAGAGGGTATTGCATGGAAACCTATGGAGGAGATTTTGACATATGAACAGATCAGGGATTTTGTAGATGTTGCAGCCAAACTTGGTATAGAAAAGATCAAGTTAACAGGCGGTGAGCCTCTTGTAAGAAGGGGACTTGATAGACTTGTTGAGATGTTGAGTCAGATTAAAGGAATCAAGGAGATCTCTTTAACAACAAACGGTAGCTTGCTAAAAAACTACGCAAAAAACCTAAAAAAAGCAGGACTGAGCAGAATTACTGTTAGCCTTGATACATTAAAGAAGGATAAATTCAGGCTTATCAGCAGATTGGGCAATCTTGATGATGTGTTTGAGGGGTTTGATGCTTTGTTTGATGCGGGTTTTGAAAATTCAAAAATCAATACCGTTGTTATGAAGGGTATAAATGACGATGAGGTTATTGAGCTTGTTGAGTTTGCTATATCAAGGGGTGTTGATATAAGGTTTATTGAGTTTATGCCAACAGATACTGTAAAAAACTGGCAGAGCTATTTTGTGTCAATAAACGATGTGAAGCGTATGATTGCAGAGCGTTTTTTGCTTAAACCATCTCAAAAAAGCTCAAACGGACCTGCTGTTTATTTCGATGTTGAAAATATATCTGTAGGTTTTATTACGCCACTTTCTAAGAATTTCTGTAGCCAGTGCAATAGAGTTAGGCTCTCAAGCGATGGTTATATCATACCCTGCCTTGGACATAGCGATAAAATCGATGTAAAGAGTTATTTGAGGAAGGGCGATTTAGAGGGCGTTATGAAAGCTATAATTGAGGCTATAG